The Myxococcota bacterium genome contains a region encoding:
- a CDS encoding rhodanese-like domain-containing protein, with the protein MHVLTRIAAAGGLLFAVACSAAPGEVSEISADALLGTPPAGALILDVRSAEEFASGHVPGATNLSHESVAARLGELESYRDQPVVVYCESGRRAGRVTDQLLEAGFTDVRHLTGDMRAWREAGRPVEKP; encoded by the coding sequence ATGCACGTCCTTACACGCATCGCCGCAGCGGGTGGACTCCTCTTCGCCGTCGCCTGTTCGGCGGCCCCGGGCGAGGTGAGCGAAATCTCGGCGGACGCCCTGCTGGGCACGCCGCCCGCCGGAGCTTTGATCCTCGACGTCCGCAGCGCCGAGGAGTTCGCGTCGGGTCACGTGCCCGGCGCCACGAACCTCTCCCACGAGAGCGTCGCCGCGCGTCTGGGCGAGCTCGAGTCGTATCGCGACCAGCCGGTCGTCGTCTACTGCGAGTCGGGCCGGCGCGCGGGCCGGGTCACGGACCAGCTCCTGGAAGCGGGCTTCACCGACGTGCGCCACCTCACCGGCGACATGCGCGCCTGGCGCGAGGCGGGGCGTCCGGTCGAGAAACCCTGA
- a CDS encoding crotonase/enoyl-CoA hydratase family protein: MSETVTLETSGDVAVLRLDDGKANALGPPVLDAINVALDQVEESGQALLLTGRPNRFSAGFDLGVMREGGPEAGRAMVTAGGRLAIRLGRLSVPVVIACNGHALAMGAVLLMAADHRVGSAGDFKVGFNEVAIGMTTPLFLLELARERMSKRHFLRGTVEAEVYGPDEAIDAGFFDEVVAAEANFETALAAAERLGKLPRKPFLNTRARARGGLLDEIERGLEADVAKAFPA; this comes from the coding sequence ATGAGCGAAACCGTCACCCTCGAAACTTCCGGCGACGTCGCCGTCCTGCGCCTCGATGACGGCAAGGCGAACGCCCTCGGGCCGCCGGTGCTCGACGCGATCAACGTGGCCCTCGATCAGGTCGAAGAGAGCGGGCAGGCGCTGCTTCTGACCGGACGACCGAACCGGTTCTCTGCGGGCTTCGATCTCGGTGTGATGCGCGAGGGCGGGCCCGAAGCGGGACGCGCGATGGTGACGGCTGGCGGCCGACTGGCCATCCGACTCGGACGCCTGTCGGTGCCCGTCGTGATCGCCTGCAACGGCCACGCGCTGGCGATGGGGGCCGTCCTCTTGATGGCGGCAGACCATCGGGTGGGCTCGGCCGGTGACTTCAAGGTGGGCTTCAACGAAGTCGCGATCGGGATGACGACGCCGCTCTTCCTCTTGGAGCTCGCCCGCGAGCGGATGTCGAAGCGCCATTTCCTGCGCGGCACCGTCGAAGCCGAGGTCTATGGGCCGGACGAGGCCATCGACGCGGGCTTCTTCGACGAGGTGGTCGCCGCCGAGGCCAACTTCGAGACGGCCCTCGCCGCCGCCGAACGGCTCGGCAAGCTCCCGCGGAAGCCCTTCTTGAACACGCGGGCACGCGCCCGCGGTGGACTCCTCGACGAGATCGAGCGCGGGCTGGAAGCGGACGTGGCGAAGGCGTTCCCGGCCTAG
- a CDS encoding TauD/TfdA family dioxygenase has product MRITPLAGAFGVELHDLDLADPPDAAEVAKLRALLLEHRLLVVRGQQLDAPRLREIGAGFGSLDRHPFIEAVPGIPEVIAVVKEADEKQNFGGGWHSEVSFYEQPAMGTLLYAVEVPEEGGDTLLADAVRAYAALSPATQARIADLSAEHSAAHIYGAGGYYDQRNQGSASTRTKAAELAQGKVQHPVVRTHPETGEKILYVNLAFTVGIADLPESESRELLGELVQHVTDDAFVTRLHWEPGTLAIWDNRSTQHYALNDYTGHRREMLRVVIEGDRPV; this is encoded by the coding sequence ATGCGCATCACTCCGCTCGCCGGCGCCTTTGGCGTCGAACTCCACGACCTGGACCTCGCCGATCCGCCCGACGCTGCCGAGGTCGCGAAGCTCCGGGCGCTGCTGCTCGAGCACCGCCTGCTCGTCGTCCGTGGCCAGCAGCTCGACGCGCCCCGATTGCGGGAAATCGGCGCGGGCTTCGGGTCCCTCGATCGGCACCCGTTCATCGAGGCGGTCCCGGGGATTCCCGAGGTGATCGCGGTAGTGAAAGAGGCCGACGAGAAGCAGAACTTCGGCGGCGGTTGGCATTCCGAAGTCAGTTTCTACGAGCAGCCTGCCATGGGCACCCTGCTCTATGCCGTCGAGGTCCCGGAGGAGGGCGGCGACACGCTGCTCGCCGACGCGGTGCGGGCCTACGCAGCGCTCTCGCCCGCCACCCAGGCACGCATCGCCGACCTCTCGGCAGAGCACAGCGCCGCCCACATCTACGGCGCCGGTGGTTACTACGACCAGCGCAACCAGGGCAGCGCTTCGACCCGCACCAAGGCCGCGGAGCTCGCTCAGGGGAAGGTCCAGCACCCGGTCGTGCGCACCCACCCCGAGACCGGCGAGAAGATCCTCTACGTGAACCTCGCCTTCACGGTGGGCATCGCCGACCTGCCGGAATCCGAGTCCAGGGAGCTCCTGGGGGAACTCGTGCAGCACGTCACCGACGACGCGTTCGTCACCCGCCTGCACTGGGAGCCCGGGACGCTCGCGATCTGGGACAACCGCTCGACCCAGCATTACGCGCTCAACGACTACACCGGACACCGTCGCGAGATGCTGCGCGTGGTGATCGAGGGCGATCGCCCGGTCTGA
- a CDS encoding cyclic nucleotide-binding domain-containing protein, translated as MSEGHWLWAVALGALSAAALPLGAWFGLTLRLPPAATAVFASFGAGALIAALSLELVAPTVAELGHDAHGAGVLVTLLVASGIGGVLFTLLDRMLASRGGFLRKVSTTMMHFAALDRERDATRVRELCAIPLLWTLPEREVSKAVHDVAELTYAPSEVLFAEGDAGDHIAIVRSGEVRLWRAGGSIGTVGPGAILGELAVLTEGPHSLSATAVDEVEVLTIPRAAIEAWRTRHPAFDAALREIGSEHLRDVRQRDAIRSREEEDWAMRAIDALATGGRVPTPTEWRREAENHTGSGLAVWLGLLIDGIPESFVIGAGLLGLVSAELAANGSVAFANVIPFTLVGGLFLANFPEALSSSVAMRDQGFSPTRIHLLWGSLVAVTAVGAGFGYVLGASTTHATLVAVEGIAAGAMLASIASTMIPEAVHLAGSGRLVGLSTLAGFLAAVAFKLLEH; from the coding sequence ATGAGCGAGGGCCATTGGCTATGGGCCGTGGCGCTCGGCGCCCTGAGCGCCGCGGCGCTGCCGCTCGGCGCCTGGTTCGGCCTGACCCTGCGGCTTCCGCCCGCGGCCACTGCCGTGTTCGCGTCCTTCGGCGCCGGTGCCCTGATCGCAGCGCTGAGTCTCGAACTGGTCGCCCCGACCGTGGCCGAGCTCGGACACGACGCCCATGGCGCCGGCGTCTTGGTGACGCTGCTCGTGGCCTCGGGGATCGGCGGCGTGCTCTTCACCCTCCTCGACCGGATGCTCGCGAGTCGCGGCGGTTTCCTGCGCAAGGTCTCGACGACGATGATGCACTTCGCGGCCCTCGACCGCGAGCGCGATGCGACCCGTGTGCGAGAGCTGTGCGCCATCCCGCTCTTGTGGACGCTCCCTGAACGCGAGGTCTCGAAGGCCGTCCACGATGTCGCCGAGCTGACCTATGCGCCGTCGGAGGTGCTCTTCGCCGAAGGCGACGCCGGTGACCACATCGCCATCGTGCGCTCCGGAGAGGTCCGGCTCTGGCGCGCGGGCGGGAGCATCGGGACCGTGGGGCCGGGCGCGATCCTCGGCGAGCTCGCCGTACTCACCGAGGGGCCGCACAGCCTCTCCGCCACCGCCGTCGATGAAGTCGAGGTCCTGACGATCCCCCGCGCCGCGATCGAGGCGTGGCGCACGCGCCATCCCGCCTTCGACGCAGCGCTCCGGGAGATCGGGTCCGAGCACCTCCGCGACGTGCGTCAGCGCGACGCGATTCGCAGTCGAGAAGAAGAGGACTGGGCGATGCGTGCGATCGATGCGCTCGCGACCGGGGGCCGGGTACCGACTCCCACCGAGTGGCGACGCGAGGCCGAGAACCACACAGGCTCGGGCCTGGCGGTGTGGTTGGGGTTGCTGATCGATGGAATCCCCGAGAGCTTCGTGATCGGTGCCGGCCTCCTGGGTCTGGTCTCGGCCGAGCTCGCGGCGAACGGAAGTGTGGCGTTCGCGAACGTGATTCCGTTCACGCTGGTCGGGGGTCTGTTCCTCGCGAACTTCCCCGAGGCCTTGTCGAGCTCGGTGGCCATGCGCGACCAGGGGTTCTCCCCCACGCGCATTCATCTCTTGTGGGGCAGTCTCGTTGCCGTCACCGCCGTCGGCGCGGGCTTCGGCTACGTGCTCGGCGCGTCCACGACGCATGCCACCCTCGTCGCGGTGGAGGGAATCGCCGCCGGCGCGATGCTGGCTTCCATCGCATCGACGATGATCCCCGAGGCCGTCCACCTCGCGGGCTCGGGCCGGCTGGTCGGGCTCTCGACCCTCGCCGGTTTCCTCGCAGCCGTCGCCTTCAAGCTACTCGAACACTGA
- a CDS encoding alcohol dehydrogenase catalytic domain-containing protein, with protein MLALTLDGNTTRVEERPPPEPGEGEALVRVAWAGVCNTDLELARGYMGFQGVLGHEFVGQVEAGPDGWRGRRVVGEINFACGRCDACARGLGRHCPTRRVMGIQDADGALAEYVAVPVANLHAVPDTVSDTQAVFTEPLAAAFEILEQVTVEPGASCVVLGDGKLGLLVAQVLASAGADVLAVGHHPEKLALLEARGIRSRLARDWSPEPTDLVVEATGSAAGFRAAIAATRPRGTLVLKSTVADEIATDLAPLVIHEIQVVGSRCGPFAPALEALRDGRVDVEPLIHARLPLARANEALARAAERDVLKVLVEVAG; from the coding sequence ATGCTCGCCCTGACCCTCGACGGCAACACCACGCGCGTCGAGGAGCGACCGCCGCCCGAACCCGGGGAAGGCGAAGCCCTGGTGCGGGTGGCGTGGGCCGGCGTCTGCAACACCGACCTCGAGTTGGCCCGCGGCTACATGGGGTTTCAGGGCGTGCTCGGCCACGAGTTCGTCGGGCAGGTCGAAGCGGGCCCCGACGGCTGGCGTGGCCGTCGCGTCGTCGGCGAGATCAACTTCGCGTGCGGTCGCTGCGACGCCTGCGCGCGCGGGCTCGGACGCCACTGCCCCACCCGACGGGTGATGGGAATCCAGGACGCGGACGGGGCGCTGGCCGAGTACGTCGCCGTTCCCGTCGCCAATCTCCATGCGGTGCCCGACACGGTGAGCGACACCCAGGCGGTGTTCACCGAGCCGCTGGCCGCCGCCTTCGAGATCCTGGAGCAGGTGACGGTCGAACCCGGCGCGAGCTGCGTGGTGCTGGGCGACGGGAAGCTCGGCCTCCTGGTGGCCCAGGTGCTGGCGTCGGCGGGCGCCGACGTACTCGCCGTGGGCCATCACCCGGAGAAGCTCGCGCTCCTCGAAGCCCGCGGGATCCGAAGCCGGCTGGCGCGCGACTGGTCCCCCGAACCCACCGACCTCGTCGTAGAAGCGACGGGCAGCGCGGCGGGCTTCCGCGCGGCGATCGCGGCGACCCGACCGCGCGGGACCCTGGTGCTGAAGAGCACCGTGGCCGACGAGATCGCCACCGACCTCGCGCCCCTCGTGATTCACGAGATCCAGGTGGTGGGATCGCGTTGCGGGCCATTCGCGCCCGCACTCGAGGCCCTGCGCGACGGGCGCGTCGACGTCGAGCCCCTGATCCACGCGCGACTCCCGCTCGCGCGAGCGAACGAAGCCCTGGCGCGCGCGGCAGAGCGCGACGTCCTCAAGGTCCTCGTCGAAGTCGCCGGCTGA
- a CDS encoding antibiotic biosynthesis monooxygenase: MYIAMNRFRIARGAEETFEKLWRERESHLDGVPGFQEFHLLRGESDDDATLYASHSLWKDESAFRAWTESESFKQAHAQARAPQGTYLEHPKFEGFEVIL, encoded by the coding sequence ATGTATATCGCCATGAATCGATTCCGGATCGCGCGCGGCGCGGAAGAGACCTTCGAGAAGCTCTGGCGCGAACGCGAGTCTCACCTCGATGGCGTGCCGGGGTTCCAGGAGTTCCACCTGCTGCGCGGCGAGAGCGACGACGACGCGACCCTCTATGCGTCCCACAGTCTCTGGAAGGACGAGTCAGCGTTTCGCGCCTGGACCGAGTCGGAGAGTTTCAAGCAGGCGCACGCCCAGGCGCGCGCTCCCCAGGGCACCTACCTCGAGCATCCGAAGTTCGAGGGCTTCGAGGTGATCCTCTAG
- a CDS encoding DUF192 domain-containing protein yields MRHCALVLVFALVAACGNGAPPPIDGSELPVEWLRIGTHRISAEIARTPAERNRGLMFRESLPTDHGMLFVFQDDRVRGFWMRNTPLPLTIAYADAAGRIVHIADLEPHVETPVSSRYPARYALEMRRDWFRDHAVFPGDRIEGIPKSSPSGS; encoded by the coding sequence ATGCGTCATTGCGCCCTGGTTCTCGTGTTCGCGCTCGTCGCCGCCTGTGGCAACGGCGCGCCGCCGCCCATCGACGGCTCGGAGCTGCCCGTCGAGTGGCTGCGGATCGGAACCCACCGCATCAGCGCCGAGATCGCCCGAACGCCGGCTGAGCGCAACCGCGGCCTGATGTTCCGCGAGAGCCTGCCCACGGATCACGGCATGCTCTTCGTCTTCCAGGACGATCGGGTGCGCGGCTTCTGGATGCGCAACACACCGTTGCCACTCACGATCGCGTATGCGGACGCCGCCGGTCGCATCGTCCACATCGCCGACCTCGAACCCCACGTCGAAACGCCGGTCAGCAGTCGCTACCCGGCGCGCTACGCGCTCGAGATGCGCCGCGACTGGTTTCGGGATCATGCCGTCTTCCCGGGCGACCGGATCGAGGGCATTCCGAAGTCGTCGCCCTCGGGCTCCTAG
- a CDS encoding TrkA C-terminal domain-containing protein, with protein MLAVATLLVVLLLSVLVTRIASVALVHTGLGEEAARFQARSAFTGTGFTTAETEAIVSHPLRRRIVGHLMLAGNVGIVTAVSSLLVSMWSFEAGGWQRPAALAVGLLALCGFATSRWVDGWLCAAIRWGLMRFSDIDLRDYARVLHLRDDYSIHELRITSDDWICERTLGELKLEDEGVRVLAVACPGGGFLGAPPSDTELQAGDQLVIYGRASRIAELEQRPVGASGDERHAAARREQDERTAMERERAGR; from the coding sequence ATGCTCGCCGTCGCGACCCTGCTCGTCGTGCTGTTGCTCTCGGTCCTGGTCACGCGCATCGCCAGCGTGGCGCTGGTGCATACCGGCCTCGGCGAAGAAGCAGCGCGCTTCCAGGCGCGCTCGGCCTTCACCGGAACCGGCTTCACGACGGCCGAGACAGAGGCGATCGTTTCGCATCCGCTGCGTCGTCGCATCGTCGGACACCTCATGCTCGCGGGAAACGTCGGCATCGTGACCGCCGTGTCGTCGCTGCTCGTCTCGATGTGGAGCTTCGAAGCCGGCGGTTGGCAGCGTCCCGCTGCGCTCGCGGTGGGGCTTCTGGCGCTATGCGGGTTCGCGACGAGTCGCTGGGTCGATGGCTGGCTCTGCGCCGCGATCCGCTGGGGTCTGATGCGCTTCTCCGACATCGACCTCCGCGACTACGCGCGCGTCCTCCACCTGCGCGACGACTACAGCATCCACGAGCTTCGGATCACCTCCGACGACTGGATCTGCGAGCGCACCCTCGGCGAACTGAAGCTGGAGGACGAGGGCGTCCGCGTGCTAGCCGTCGCCTGTCCGGGCGGAGGGTTCTTGGGGGCGCCACCGTCGGACACGGAGCTGCAAGCGGGAGATCAGCTCGTGATCTACGGACGCGCGTCGCGCATCGCCGAGCTCGAGCAGCGGCCTGTCGGCGCTTCCGGGGACGAGCGCCACGCCGCCGCCCGCCGCGAGCAGGACGAGCGCACCGCCATGGAGCGGGAGCGCGCGGGGCGCTAG